From a region of the Drosophila virilis strain 15010-1051.87 chromosome 3, Dvir_AGI_RSII-ME, whole genome shotgun sequence genome:
- the SP1173 gene encoding uncharacterized protein SP1173, whose product MGFKSGQSPRINKTLITLKLLVFLIITGLTALHVLHATKPLLLGLNFSEYRTISIVAPFVSILGPLVAGPWADRLAAKNPNGFGRTLRRLTAIFLLLTALIYACLLAVPEVAREPEQKPDVSFGCDGNGAFIFQKLCNNGTCHDWEHKRGSVKLTHCTYSCLNPNNHENMYQFWLGEVPTAAPSTEQSSEFDYGEDLESATTEKYRPKRQLNLADLPADSAGLELISSEVAGRAKRQVKSGPKKVYVEPPHLCLTERNEKGENIVKNCHVYTQDTPNIVVHADMGAAMTDTKTNETEGWCQYPLEGIQCNIPAQQVKYMKDLMNGSECKPVIECMIVDAYDGKDSVLADSECVTTTGNVEDTLIGYTIIRLLGDIFAMASLTLLNTAIVIAVRETSEGRGEVCRQYVWGAIGYVILFSPLDLLFMQQHPNHDAALAALIIFIVCFVLGAVVLLLASQMPLSPPEWWWHTKTGMLVVPMSAIRRYSPEIVVLTLVAILFGTFWSSIHSFLYWTFTDVNAICYSGIILILVLFFNVDKFIEYCGHSNIFIAGFAIFVIRFTALSDAQTNWLTIVMETIEPAVIGLIWITIILYMRHAMPRKLTATGQAIAVLAFFGLGKGFGALIGLARDEKHPKLADWSCCFQWLAIVACIISLVYFVIYNLILAPRCTAKPQHAEELISGSASQNFGTNGTTNGNGAGNGAGIGPGAGASLNGNANGSYSPLRVYHNERGKKGQFRY is encoded by the exons ATGGGCTTTAAAAGCGGTCAGAGTCCGCGCATCAACAAGACGTTGATAACCCTGAAGCTGCTGGTGTTTCTAATCATTACCG GTCTCACCGCGCTGCACGTTTTGCATGCCACGAAGCCACTGCTGTTGGGCCTCAACTTCTCGGAGTATCgcacaatttcaattgttgcGCCGTTTGTGTCCATATTGGGCCCGCTTGTGGCTGGTCCCTGGGCTGATCGTTTGGCTGCCAAAAATCCGAATGGATTTGGACGCACGCTGCGTAGGCTAACTGCCATCTTTTTGCTGCTGACAGCTTTGATCTATGCTTGTCTGCTTGCTGTACCGGAAGTGGCCCGCGAGCCGGAACAAAAGCCGGATGTGAGCTTTGGCTGCGATGGCAATGGTGCCTTTATATTCCAGAAGCTTTGCAACAATGGCACCTGCCACGACTGGGAGCACAAGAGGGGCAGCGTCAAGCTGACACACTGCACGTACAGCTGCCTGAATCCCAACAACCACGAGAACATGTATCAGTTCTGGCTGGGCGAAGTACCCACCGCAGCGCCATCCACGGAGCAGAGCTCCGAATTCGACTACGGCGAGGATCTAGAGAGTGCGACCACCGAAAAATACCGACCCAAACGACAGTTGAACCTGGCAGACTTGCCCGCAGACAGCGCCGGCCTGGAGCTGATCAGTTCCGAGGTGGCGGGACGTGCCAAGCGCCAGGTGAAGTCTGGACCAAAGAAGGTCTATGTGGAGCCGCCGCATCTGTGCCTAACGGAGCGCAACGAAAAGGGCGAGAATATTGTGAAGAATTGCCATGTCTACACCCAGGACACGCCCAACATTGTGGTGCACGCAGACATGGGTGCTGCGATGACGGATACAAAAACCAATGAGACTGAGGGCTGGTGTCAGTATCCCCTGG AGGGCATTCAGTGCAACATACCCGCTCAGCAGGTGAAATATATGAAGGATCTGATGAATGGCTCCGAATGCAAGCCCGTTATCGAGTGCATGATTGTGGATGCGTACGATGGCAAGGATAGTGTGCTCGCTGACAGCGAATGTGTCACG ACGACTGGCAATGTGGAGGATACTCTGATTGGTTATACGATCATTCGTCTGCTGGGCGATATCTTTGCCATGGCCAGTCTGACGCTGCTCAACACGGCGATTGTGATTGCGGTGCGCGAGACCTCGGAGGGTCGAGGCGAGGTGTGTCGACAGTATGTGTGGGGCGCCATTGGCTATGTGATACTCTTCTCGCCGCTGGATCTCCTCTTCATGCAGCAACATCCTAATCACGATGCCGCTCTGGCTGCCCTGATTATATTTATCGTTTGCTTTGTCCTTGGCGCTGTGGTGCTGCTATTAGCCTCGCAAATGCCGCTCAGTCCGCCCGAATGGTGGTGGCACACCAAGACGGGCATGCTGGTGGTGCCCATGTCCGCCATCCGGCGGTATAGTCCGGAAATTGTGGTGCTCACACTGGTGGCCATATTGTTTGGCACCTTCTGGAGCAGCATTCACAGTTTTCTGTATTGGACCTTCACGGATGTCAATGCCATTTGCTATTCGGGCATTATTCTTATCCTGGTGCTGTTCTTCAATGTCGATAAATTTATCGAATACTGCGGACACTCAAATATATTCATTGCCGGCTTTGCCATCTTTGTCATTCGTTTCACGGCGCTCAGTGATGCGCAGACCAATTGGCTGACCATCGTCATGGAGACCATTGAGCCGGCTGTCATTGGTCTGATTTGGATTAcgattattttatatatgcgaCATGCTATGCCACGTAAACTGACTGCCACCGGACAGGCCATCGCTGTTTTGGCCTTCTTTGGCTTAG GAAAGGGCTTTGGCGCCTTGATTGGCTTGGCTCGTGATGAGAAACATCCGAAACTGGCAGACTGGTCGTGCTGCTTCCAATGGCTCGCCATAGTTGCTTGcatcatatcgctggtctacTTTGTGATTTATAATCTGATTTTGGCGCCACGTTGCACTGCCAAGCCGCAGCATGCGGAGGAGCTGATCTCAGGTTCAGCGTCGCAGAACTTTGGCACAAACGGAACCACCAATGGCAATGGGGCTGGCAATGGTGCTGGCATTGGTCCTGGTGCTGGAGCCTCGCTGAATGGCAATGCCAATGGCAGCTACTCCCCGCTGCGGGTATACCACAACGAGCGGGGGAAGAAGGGCCAGTTTAGATACTAA